A single Actinomadura algeriensis DNA region contains:
- a CDS encoding amino acid ABC transporter permease: MSKEANVLFDAPGPRAEARNRILTGVSVVVLLAVVAAVVWKLNDRDQFDTALWEPFLRGDVWSNLILPGLWNTLKAAAVASVLAMLFGAVFGLARLSDHWWIRVPAGAVVEFFRSIPLLILIFLAFFAPPLVSPVIAESPLGQAQRVVVDNFLFVFGVESNYGVVTVPAFAALVFGLTMYNGSVLAEVIRAGVLSLPKGQSEAAYSIGLRKNGVMRLVLLPQAITAMMPAIVSQLVVLLKDTALGFIIAFEDLLHAGFKVVGPNYHNLLAAAIVVSVIYIGINMSLSALATWLEARLRRNRRTAGHTVTPTAGVPAAPGMEPEDVEKK, translated from the coding sequence TTGAGCAAGGAAGCCAACGTCCTGTTCGACGCCCCGGGGCCGAGGGCCGAGGCCCGCAACAGGATCCTGACGGGCGTCTCGGTCGTCGTCCTGCTGGCCGTCGTCGCCGCCGTCGTCTGGAAGCTGAACGACCGCGACCAGTTCGACACCGCGCTCTGGGAGCCGTTCCTGCGGGGCGACGTCTGGTCGAACCTGATCCTCCCCGGGCTGTGGAACACGCTGAAGGCCGCCGCCGTGGCCTCGGTGCTGGCGATGCTGTTCGGCGCGGTCTTCGGGCTCGCCCGGCTGTCGGACCACTGGTGGATCCGGGTGCCGGCCGGCGCGGTGGTGGAGTTCTTCCGCTCCATCCCGCTGCTGATCCTGATCTTCCTCGCGTTCTTCGCGCCGCCGCTGGTCAGCCCGGTCATCGCCGAGTCGCCCCTCGGGCAGGCGCAGCGCGTCGTCGTGGACAACTTCCTGTTCGTTTTCGGCGTCGAGAGCAACTACGGCGTGGTGACCGTGCCCGCGTTCGCCGCGCTGGTGTTCGGGCTGACGATGTACAACGGCTCGGTCCTGGCCGAGGTGATCCGCGCCGGCGTGCTGTCGCTGCCCAAGGGACAGTCGGAGGCCGCCTACTCGATCGGCCTGCGCAAGAACGGGGTCATGCGGCTGGTGCTGCTCCCCCAGGCGATCACGGCCATGATGCCCGCGATCGTCAGCCAGCTGGTGGTCCTGCTGAAGGACACGGCGCTCGGGTTCATCATCGCCTTCGAGGACCTGCTGCACGCGGGCTTCAAGGTGGTCGGCCCGAACTACCACAACCTGCTCGCCGCGGCCATCGTCGTCTCGGTGATCTACATCGGGATCAACATGTCGCTGAGCGCGTTGGCGACCTGGCTGGAGGCCCGGCTGCGGCGCAACCGCCGGACGGCCGGCCACACGGTCACGCCCACGGCGGGAGTCCCGGCGGCGCCCGGGATGGAGCCGGAGGACGTCGAGAAGAAGTAG
- a CDS encoding amino acid ABC transporter permease, giving the protein MEDLLGLLDFGPVFENGDRILEGFWGTIRLALMSALLSMVIGTIAVSFRVAPIPLLRVVGTVYVNVVRNTPLTLVLLLCSLGISTTLQLKFSDQNTVDAYWWAIIGLSFYTGAFICEVLRSGINTVPLGQAEAARSIGLTFTQSLRMIILPQAFRTVIAPLGSTLIAMIKNTTVVMAAGYAEAALAMYELFDDPNNQPPAIPLFLTIAAGFMVLTLPTGFFFGWLAKRMAVAR; this is encoded by the coding sequence ATGGAAGACCTGCTCGGCCTCCTCGACTTCGGCCCGGTCTTCGAGAACGGCGACCGCATCCTCGAAGGCTTCTGGGGGACCATCCGGCTGGCGCTGATGTCGGCGCTGCTGTCGATGGTCATCGGGACGATCGCCGTGTCGTTCCGGGTCGCGCCCATCCCGCTGCTGCGGGTCGTGGGCACCGTCTACGTCAACGTGGTGCGCAACACGCCGCTGACACTGGTCCTGCTGCTGTGCAGCCTGGGCATCTCCACCACCCTGCAGCTCAAGTTCTCCGACCAGAACACCGTCGACGCCTACTGGTGGGCCATCATCGGGCTCTCCTTCTACACCGGGGCGTTCATCTGCGAGGTGCTGCGCTCGGGGATCAACACGGTCCCGCTCGGGCAGGCGGAGGCGGCCCGGTCGATCGGGCTGACCTTCACCCAGTCGCTGCGGATGATCATCCTGCCGCAGGCGTTCCGGACGGTGATCGCGCCGCTGGGCAGCACGCTCATCGCCATGATCAAGAACACCACCGTGGTGATGGCGGCCGGGTACGCCGAGGCGGCCCTGGCGATGTACGAACTGTTCGACGACCCGAACAACCAGCCGCCCGCGATCCCGCTGTTCCTGACGATCGCGGCGGGCTTCATGGTCCTCACCCTGCCGACCGGGTTCTTCTTCGGCTGGCTGGCCAAGCGAATGGCGGTGGCGCGTTGA